A genomic segment from Gavia stellata isolate bGavSte3 chromosome 4, bGavSte3.hap2, whole genome shotgun sequence encodes:
- the LOC104257245 gene encoding LOW QUALITY PROTEIN: alpha-2-macroglobulin-like protein 1 (The sequence of the model RefSeq protein was modified relative to this genomic sequence to represent the inferred CDS: inserted 2 bases in 1 codon; deleted 2 bases in 1 codon; substituted 1 base at 1 genomic stop codon), whose protein sequence is MGAPVLLLALTLFPVTAAASLEPHYMVVFPAVIHHSQEEKLCIHLCSLPEAVHVAVTLQVTTQNHTLVEQEVEKPGTFRCVTFQVPEFIPRERDDSTSHPEXVVFLHVLIHSGDNVLFEGRKKVLVKPQKNVILVETDKGLYKPGETVKFRILNLDEDLKVIKNEYSQIWLQDPEYNRIAEWLNVKSRHGIADLSFPLASEAPLGEYTISVQQDMAQKTFSVDEYAMLKKFEIKIEHPLFITTVDEEFQVKVCGKYTYGKPTQGEIYITFITLPQFLEGNLSSSTEMRKQNSWTNKNGCTTFTVKAKTLELNEMDSYIIVIGEMVEDGTGTKTMEMAEIPIATRMKSIEFINLHSFYKCGLPYTGKMFCHSDESPLRNETVYLTVDINDEETHLSFLTDENGEVHFSLDTTSWNSALVSLKGTYNLGNDNHAGVEDSFHWLKPFYSESNSFLEIKARNDNDVMPCDQEQEVQVDYILDWNKLSSEADHIDFYYLVIAKGKILFSGEKQVPIIQHENLQGSFSLTLTVGNDFLPDIKLLVYAVFLDGEVVADVEEFQVEKCFRHKVALDFSHKEEVRGSEVSLELKAAPGSLCSVQAVDKSVLLKENNTLTANALYEKVFDDSFTIGGRGFPYHLEDFEEYPCLPQQPSLHKKTRMGAPWYQSDADVFNLFKMLRMKILTNTRIKKPVSCMRPGFEKKMYSGKVNVVENHVGHGDSAPRSDNTKKPKPRTLFPETWIWDLVSVGDEGQVSLQVALPDTITEWNXFCVAGTGFGFSPLTTLRVFQPFFVDLSLPYSVIQGETFSLKATVFNYLKDCIQVRTTLTETPELKVDACPDCRFTSCLCANEVKTFEWNMTAVRLGKVNVTVSSVAEDSHDLCDNRIAVTPLQGERDMVIKPLLVKPGGVLQEKTQNAFLCAADNTISKDFSLTLPVEVLEGSGRATFSAIGDIMGPALQNLDQLLEMPFGCGEHNMVQFAPNIFILQYLNKTKQPDPEIEDKALKFLRTGYQHQLLYKHDDGSYSAFGKADKQGNTWLTAFVARSFGQASSHIYINKDHVHNALLRLQKHQLPSGCFQSVGKVFNNDLKGGVDDTISLTAYITAALVELHLEKNDTMLNNALHCLKNVTLDKTSLYVKALMAYVFTLSKDREMREQLLDMLEKETAELLTSHSSSEESSSSMIETVAYILLARVSKPDLALNEASVSKLVHWLSGQRNAFGGFASTQDTVVSLQALAQYAALIPQEIRDVKMTVKGKEACELGIKLDTLLSFHITVEQARVWNYVGDRETSNTALVDVEMLSGFIPVKNSVKALEKIPLVKKTEIKPDKVTIYLEELGETSLKLNISVEQDVEVQNLKAATVHVYDYYKPDDHTATEYVFPCSSEASKERSSSIAPAQDIVKVNSSHLKGGGEELGAFRVLQEGIPGLEVGLNQISGSPCTSIVQT, encoded by the exons ATGGGAGCACCAGTGCTCCTCTTAGCCCTGACCCTATTCCCGGTCACAGCTGCAGCGAGCCTGGAACC TCACTATATGGTGGTGTTCCCTGCTGTCATTCACCACTCCCAAGAGGAGAAGCTCTGCATTcacctctgctccctgcctgagGCCGTCCACGTGGCTGTCACCTTGCAGGTGACAACCCAGAATCACACACTGGTGGAACAGGAGGTGGAGAAGCCAGGGACCTTTCGGTGTGTCACCTTCCAG GTGCCAGAGTTCATTCCCAGGGAAAGAGATGATTCCACGTCACAT CCAGAGTAGGTGGTTTTCCTGCATGTCCTGATCCACAGCGGGGACAATGTGCTCTTTGAGGGTCGCAAGAAGGTTCTGGTGAAGCCCCAGAAGAATGTAATTCTGGTAGAGACAGACAAGGGCTTATACAAACCTGGAGAAACAG TGAAATTTCGAATTCTGAACCTCGACGAAGACCTTAAGGTCATTAAAAATGAG TATTCCCAGATATGGCTGCAG GATCCTGAATATAACCGTATTGCTGAGTGGCTGAATGTAAAGTCAAGACATGGCATTGCGGATCTGTCCTTCCCCCTGGCCTCTGAAGCACCCCTTGGGGAGTATACCATCTCAGTGCAACAAGACATGGCTCAAAAAACCTTCAGTGTTGATGAATATG CAATGCtgaaaaaatttgaaataaagattGAGCACCCTCTGTTTATCACTACAGTGGATGAGGAATTTCAGGTGAAGGTCTGTGGCAA GTACACTTATGGGAAGCCCACTCAAGGAGAAATATATATTACTTTTATCACATTACCCCAGTTCTTGGAAGGCAATTTATCGAGTTCTACTGAGATGAGGAAGCAAAACAGCTGG ACAAACAAGAATGGCTGCACTACTTTTACAGTGAAGGCAAAGACTCtggaattaaatgaaatggaCAGCTACATAATTGTGATAGGAGAAATGGTGGAAGATGGAACAG GAACAAAGACTATGGAAATGGCTGAAATTCCTATTGCGACAAGAATGAAGTCTATAGAGTTTATCAACCTCCATTCATTCTACAAATGTGGACTACCATACACAGGGAAG ATGTTCTGCCACAGTGATGAGTCTCCCCTCAGAAATGAAACGGTCTACCTAACAGTTGACATCAACGATGAGGAGACACACCTGTCATTCCTCACAGATGAGAATGGGGAAGTCCACTTCTCACTGGATACCACCAGCTGGAACAGCGCGCTGGTTTCTCTGAAG GGTACCTACAACCTTGGAAATGACAATCACGCAGGAGTCGAGGATAGCTTCCACTGGCTGAAACCTTTCTACTCTGAGAGCAACAGCTTCCTTGAGATCAAGGCCAGGAATGAT AATGATGTGATGCCCTGTGATCAAGAGCAGGAAGTGCAAGTGGATTATATCCTTGACTGGAATAAACTCAGCTCTGAAGCAGACCACATTGATTTCTACTACTTG GTGATAGCAAAAGGCAAGATCCTTTTCAGTGGAGAGAAGCAGGTGCCAATTATACAGCATGAGA ATCTGCAGGGCTCCTTCTCATTGACTCTGACTGTTGGCAATGACTTCCTGCCTGACATCAAGCTTCTAGTGTATGCAGTCTTCTTGGATGGAGAGGTGGTGGCTGATGTGGAAGAGTTTCAAGTAGAAAAGTGCTTTAGACACAAG GTGGCACTGGACTTCTCACACAAGGAGGAAGTCCGGGGATCAGAAGTCAGTCTGGAGCTCAAGGCTGCTCCAGGGTCCTTGTGCTCTGTCCAAGCTGTTGACAAGAGTGTCCTCCTGAAGGAGAACAATACCCTAACAGCAAACGCA CTCTATGAGAAGGTCTTTGATGACAGCTTTACAATTGGAGGACGAGGGTTCCCTTATCACTTGGAAGACTTTGAGGAGTACCCTTGtctgccccagcagcccagtCTCCACAAAAAGACTCGGATGGGAGCACCATGGTACCAAAGTGATGCTGATGTCTTTAATCTGTTTAAG ATGTTGCGCATGAAAATATTAACCAATACTAGAATCAAGAAACCAGTTTCCTGTATGCGACCAGGCTTCGAGAAAAAGATGTATTCTGGAAAAGTCAATGTTGTTG AAAATCATGTTGGCCATGGTGATTCTGCACCTCGCTCTGATAACACGAAGAAGCCAAAACCACGGACACTTTTCCCAGAGACCTGGATTTGGGATTTGGTCTCTGTCGG GGACGAGGGACAAGTGTCTCTCCAAGTTGCTCTACCTGACACCATCACAGAATGGAA CTTCTGTGTTGCCGGTACTGGCTTTGGGTTCTCGCCTCTGACCACTCTTAGGGTCTTCCAGCCTTTCTTTGTGGATCTGTCACTGCCGTACTCCGTGATCCAAGGAGAGACTTTCAGCCTAAAAGCCACTGTCTTCAACTACCTCAAGGACTGTATCCAG GTGCGCACCACTCTCACAGAGACCCCAGAACTAAAGGTGGATGCCTGTCCGGACTGCCGGTTCACCAGCTGCCTCTGTGCCAACGAAGTAAAAACCTTTGAGTGGAACATGACGGCTGTCAGGCTGG GCAAAGTGAACGTCACTGTGAGCAGCGTGGCAGAAGATTCACATGATTTGTGTGATAACAGGATTGCTGTGACACCTTTGCAAGGGGAGAGAGACATGGTGATAAAACCTCTGCTTGTGAAG ccagGAGGTGTCCTACAAGAGAAGACCCAAAACGCCTTTCTCTGTGCCGCAG ATAACACCATCTCCAAAGACTTCTCCCTGACGCTGCCTGTGGAAGTGCTGGAGGGATCTGGCCGAGCCACTTTCTCTGCGATTG GGGACATCATGGGCCCAGCACTTCAAAACTTAGACCAGCTGCTAGAGATGCCCTTTGGCTGTGGGGAACACAACATGGTTCAGTTTGCACCAAACATCTTCATACTCCAGTATTTGAATAAGACTAAACAACCGGACCCAGAAATTGAAGATAAAGCACTGAAATTCCTGAGAACAG GTTACCAGCATCAGCTGCTCTACAAACACGATGATGGCTCCTACAGCGCCTTTGGGAAAGCTGACAAGCAGGGCAACACATG GCTGACAGCTTTTGTAGCCAGGTCCTTTGGACAAGCCAGCTCTCACATTTATATCAATAAGGATCACGTGCACAATGCTCTGCTCCGGCTGCAGAAGCACCAGCTGCCCAGTGGCTGCTTCCAGAGTGTGGGGAAGGTCTTCAACAATGACTTGAAG GGTGGTGTGGATGATACAATCTCATTAACAGCCTATATCACTGCTGCACTGGTGGAGCTCCATCTGGAGAAGAAT GACACCATGCTGAATAATGCCTTACATTGCCTCAAGAACGTAACACTTGACAAGACGAGCCTTTATGTCAAGGCCTTGATGGCTTATGTCTTCACACTGAGCAAGGACAGGGAGATGAGAGAGCAGCTCCTGGATATGTTAGAGAAGGAAACTG CAGAGCTCCTGACATCACACTCCAGTAGTGAAGAATCTTCTTCTTCTATGATTGAGACAGTAGCCTACATCCTCCTGGCTCGTGTCTCCAAACCAGACTTGGCACTCAATGAAGCCTCAGTGAGCAAGCTTGTGCACTGGCTCAGTGGACAAAGAAATGCCTTTGGTGGATTTGCCTCCACACAG GACACAGTCGTTAGCCTGCAGGCCCTTGCTCAGTATGCAGCCCTGATTCCTCAGGAGATCAGAGATGTAAAGATGACAGTGAAAGGCAAGGAGGCTTGTGAACTGGGAATTAAG TTAGACACGCTGCTGAGCTTTCACATCACTGTAGAGCAGGCCAGAGTTTGGAA tTACGTAGGGGACCGTGAAACCAGTAACACGGCCCTGGTGGATGTGGAGATGCTGTCAGGGTTCATTCCTGTGAAGAACTCTGTGAAAGCG CTGGAGAAGATACCCCTGGTGAAAAAGACAGAGATAAAACCAGACAAAGTCACAATCTACTTGGAAGAG CTGGGTGAGACTTCTCTGAAGCTTAATATCTCAGTGGAACAAGATGTTGAAGTGCAGAACCTGAAAGCGGCAACAGTGCATGTCTATGACTACTATAAGCCAG ATGACCACACAGCAACAGAATatgttttcccttgcagttcAG AGGCCTCCAAGGAGCGTTCCTCTAGCATTGCTCCTGCCCAAGACATCGTGAAAGTCAATAG TTCACATCTTAAAGGTGGTGGTGAGGAGCTGGGTGCCTTCAGGGTACTGCAG GAAGGCATCCCAGGCTTGGAGGTCGGTCTGAACCAGATTTCTGGGTCCCCTTGCACCTCCATAGTACAGACCTAA